From Desulfuromonadales bacterium:
TCTTTTGGCAAAAGAAGAAGCAATCGAAGTTGAGGGTAAAGTCCTCGAACCTCTCCCCAACGCCATGTTCCGGGTCGAACTGGACAACGGCCACGTCGTGCTGGCACATATTTCCGGCAAGATGCGCAAGTTTTACATCCGCATCCTTCCCGGCGACCGCGTGACCG
This genomic window contains:
- the infA gene encoding translation initiation factor IF-1 — protein: MEALLAKEEAIEVEGKVLEPLPNAMFRVELDNGHVVLAHISGKMRKFYIRILPGDRVT